The Leptodactylus fuscus isolate aLepFus1 chromosome 3, aLepFus1.hap2, whole genome shotgun sequence genome has a segment encoding these proteins:
- the LOC142198407 gene encoding uncharacterized protein LOC142198407 isoform X4, translating into MRGHHLCKREVEEEIPVGVTTENPSAISEGNVMLSVSDKGEDEDMMERSSGENLITPHVHPGRHSTDPSYNPPNHEEPSDQPQIVTTSTEKKGGKRFQCEECGRAFINSASLVTHRRSHTGEKPYSCSECGKCFTTKGNLVIHERRHTGEKPYSCSECGKFFSCKSDLMKHKRSHTGEKPYSCSECGKCFTTKGSLVIHERLHTGEKPYSCSECGKCFTTKGNLVIHEKLHTGENPYSCSECGKCFTTKGSLVIHERLHTGEKPYSCSECGKCFTTKGTLVEHKRLHTGEKPYSCSECGKCFTMKRNLVIHEKLHTGEKPYSCSECGKFFSCKSDLMKHERSHTGVKPYSCSECGKCFTTKGSLVIHERLHTGEKPYSCSECGKCFTMKGNLVEHERLHTGEKPYSCSECGKCFTMKGNLVEHERLHTGEKPYSCSECGKCFTTKGNLVIHERRHTGEKPYSCSECGKFFSCKSDLMKHERSHTGEKPYSCSECGRCFTQKGSLVIHERRHTGEKPYSCSECGKFFSCKSDLMKHKRSHTGEKPYSCSECGKCFRDKFNLTRHERSHTGENNLVTCDGIQ; encoded by the exons atgaggggccatcacctgtgtaagagggaagtggaggaggagattccagtaggtgttaccacag AAAATCCCAGTGCGATCTCTGAGGGAAACGTCATGTTATCAGTAAGTgataaaggagaagatgaagatatgatggagcgctcctcaggagaaaacctcattacccctcatgtacatccaggacgtcacagtacagatccatcatataatccccccaatcatgaggaaccttctgaccaaccacagattgtgaccacaagtactgagaagaaaggCGGGAAAAGGTTTCAGTGTGAGGAATGTGGAAGAGCATTTATTAATAGTGCAAGTCTAGTAACACACagaagaagtcacacaggagagaagccatattcatgttcagaatgtgggaaatgttttactacgaaaggaaatcttgttatacatgagagacgtcacacaggagagaagccatattcatgttcagaatgtgggaaattctTTTCATGTAAATCGGATCTTATGAAACacaagagaagtcacacaggagagaagccgtattcatgttcagaatgtgggaaatgttttactacgaaaggaagtcttgttatacatgagagacttcacacaggagagaagccatattcatgttcagaatgtgggaaatgttttactacgaaaggaaatcttgttatacatgagaaacTTCACACCGGAGAGaacccatattcatgttcagaatgtgggaaatgttttactacgaaaggaagtcttgttatacatgagagacttcacacaggagagaagccatattcatgttcagaatgtgggaaatgttttactacgaaaggaacTCTTGTTGAACataagagacttcacacaggagagaagccatattcatgttcagaatgtggaaaatgttttactatgaaaagaaatcttgttatacatgagaaacttcacacaggagagaagccatattcatgttcagaatgtgggaaattctTTTCATGTAAATCGGATCTTATGAAAcacgagagaagtcacacaggagtgaagccatattcatgttcagaatgtgggaaatgttttactacgaaaggaagtcttgttatacatgagagacttcacacaggagagaagccatattcatgttcagaatgtgggaaatgttttactatgaaaggaaatcttgttgaacatgagagacttcacacaggagagaagccatattcatgttcagaatgtgggaaatgttttactatgaaaggaaatcttgttgaacatgagagacttcacacaggagagaagccatattcatgttcagaatgtggaaaatgttttactacgaaaggaaatcttgttatacatgagagacgtcacacaggagagaagccatattcatgttcagaatgtgggaaattctTTTCATGTAAATCGGATCTTATGAAAcacgagagaagtcacacaggagagaagccttattcatgttcagaatgtgggagatgttttactcagaaaggaagtcttgttatacatgagagacgtcacacaggggagaagccatattcctgttcagaatgtgggaaattctTTTCATGTAAATCGGATCTTATGAAACacaagagaagtcacacaggagagaagccttattcatgttcggaatgtggaaaatgttttagagATAAATTCAATCTTACtagacatgagagaagtcacacaggggagaataatCTTGTTACCTGTGACGGAATACAGTAA
- the LOC142198407 gene encoding uncharacterized protein LOC142198407 isoform X3: MYRQISSSSCIPSLCVCVSTDGSSRRNPPERCPLSPLYSQDCPEENVPDSQQGEDVTDIKAEAEEERMRGHHLCKREVEEEIPVGVTTENPSAISEGNVMLSVSDKGEDEDMMERSSGENLITPHVHPGRHSTDPSYNPPNHEEPSDQPQIVTTSTEKKGGKRFQCEECGRAFINSASLVTHRRSHTGEKPYSCSECGKCFTTKGNLVIHERRHTGEKPYSCSECGKFFSCKSDLMKHKRSHTGEKPYSCSECGKCFTTKGSLVIHERLHTGEKPYSCSECGKCFTTKGNLVIHEKLHTGENPYSCSECGKCFTTKGSLVIHERLHTGEKPYSCSECGKCFTTKGTLVEHKRLHTGEKPYSCSECGKCFTMKRNLVIHEKLHTGEKPYSCSECGKFFSCKSDLMKHERSHTGVKPYSCSECGKCFTTKGSLVIHERLHTGEKPYSCSECGKCFTMKGNLVEHERLHTGEKPYSCSECGKCFTMKGNLVEHERLHTGEKPYSCSECGKCFTTKGNLVIHERRHTGEKPYSCSECGKFFSCKSDLMKHERSHTGEKPYSCSECGRCFTQKGSLVIHERRHTGEKPYSCSECGKFFSCKSDLMKHKRSHTGEKPYSCSECGKCFRDKFNLTRHERSHTGENNLVTCDGIQ, from the exons ATGTATAGACAGATCTCCAGCAGCTCATGTATTCcgtcactgtgtgtttgtgtctccacagatggatccagtaggagaaatccccccgagagatgtcccctgagtcctctgtattcccaggactgcccggaggagaatgtcccagacagtcagcag ggagaagatgtgactgatattaaagcggaggctgaagaagagaggatgaggggccatcacctgtgtaagagggaagtggaggaggagattccagtaggtgttaccacag AAAATCCCAGTGCGATCTCTGAGGGAAACGTCATGTTATCAGTAAGTgataaaggagaagatgaagatatgatggagcgctcctcaggagaaaacctcattacccctcatgtacatccaggacgtcacagtacagatccatcatataatccccccaatcatgaggaaccttctgaccaaccacagattgtgaccacaagtactgagaagaaaggCGGGAAAAGGTTTCAGTGTGAGGAATGTGGAAGAGCATTTATTAATAGTGCAAGTCTAGTAACACACagaagaagtcacacaggagagaagccatattcatgttcagaatgtgggaaatgttttactacgaaaggaaatcttgttatacatgagagacgtcacacaggagagaagccatattcatgttcagaatgtgggaaattctTTTCATGTAAATCGGATCTTATGAAACacaagagaagtcacacaggagagaagccgtattcatgttcagaatgtgggaaatgttttactacgaaaggaagtcttgttatacatgagagacttcacacaggagagaagccatattcatgttcagaatgtgggaaatgttttactacgaaaggaaatcttgttatacatgagaaacTTCACACCGGAGAGaacccatattcatgttcagaatgtgggaaatgttttactacgaaaggaagtcttgttatacatgagagacttcacacaggagagaagccatattcatgttcagaatgtgggaaatgttttactacgaaaggaacTCTTGTTGAACataagagacttcacacaggagagaagccatattcatgttcagaatgtggaaaatgttttactatgaaaagaaatcttgttatacatgagaaacttcacacaggagagaagccatattcatgttcagaatgtgggaaattctTTTCATGTAAATCGGATCTTATGAAAcacgagagaagtcacacaggagtgaagccatattcatgttcagaatgtgggaaatgttttactacgaaaggaagtcttgttatacatgagagacttcacacaggagagaagccatattcatgttcagaatgtgggaaatgttttactatgaaaggaaatcttgttgaacatgagagacttcacacaggagagaagccatattcatgttcagaatgtgggaaatgttttactatgaaaggaaatcttgttgaacatgagagacttcacacaggagagaagccatattcatgttcagaatgtggaaaatgttttactacgaaaggaaatcttgttatacatgagagacgtcacacaggagagaagccatattcatgttcagaatgtgggaaattctTTTCATGTAAATCGGATCTTATGAAAcacgagagaagtcacacaggagagaagccttattcatgttcagaatgtgggagatgttttactcagaaaggaagtcttgttatacatgagagacgtcacacaggggagaagccatattcctgttcagaatgtgggaaattctTTTCATGTAAATCGGATCTTATGAAACacaagagaagtcacacaggagagaagccttattcatgttcggaatgtggaaaatgttttagagATAAATTCAATCTTACtagacatgagagaagtcacacaggggagaataatCTTGTTACCTGTGACGGAATACAGTAA
- the LOC142198407 gene encoding uncharacterized protein LOC142198407 isoform X1, protein MYRQISSSSCIPSLCVCVSTDGSSRRNPPERCPLSPLYSQDCPEENVPDSQQGEDLMDIKAEVKEEAEEETDSWTDQQCKERRLSPLDTTTPIISSSHGNLSHHCVFPTDGAIARNQGEDVTDIKAEAEEERMRGHHLCKREVEEEIPVGVTTENPSAISEGNVMLSVSDKGEDEDMMERSSGENLITPHVHPGRHSTDPSYNPPNHEEPSDQPQIVTTSTEKKGGKRFQCEECGRAFINSASLVTHRRSHTGEKPYSCSECGKCFTTKGNLVIHERRHTGEKPYSCSECGKFFSCKSDLMKHKRSHTGEKPYSCSECGKCFTTKGSLVIHERLHTGEKPYSCSECGKCFTTKGNLVIHEKLHTGENPYSCSECGKCFTTKGSLVIHERLHTGEKPYSCSECGKCFTTKGTLVEHKRLHTGEKPYSCSECGKCFTMKRNLVIHEKLHTGEKPYSCSECGKFFSCKSDLMKHERSHTGVKPYSCSECGKCFTTKGSLVIHERLHTGEKPYSCSECGKCFTMKGNLVEHERLHTGEKPYSCSECGKCFTMKGNLVEHERLHTGEKPYSCSECGKCFTTKGNLVIHERRHTGEKPYSCSECGKFFSCKSDLMKHERSHTGEKPYSCSECGRCFTQKGSLVIHERRHTGEKPYSCSECGKFFSCKSDLMKHKRSHTGEKPYSCSECGKCFRDKFNLTRHERSHTGENNLVTCDGIQ, encoded by the exons ATGTATAGACAGATCTCCAGCAGCTCATGTATTCcgtcactgtgtgtttgtgtctccacagatggatccagtaggagaaatccccccgagagatgtcccctgagtcctctgtattcccaggactgcccggaggagaatgtcccagacagtcagcag GGTGAAGATCTGATGGATATTAAGGCTgaggttaaagaagaagcagaagaggagacggattcctggactgatcagcagtgtaaggagcggagactttctcctctagatactactactcccatcatctcctcatcacatggcaatctatcccatcactgtgtgtttcctacagatggagccattgccagaaatcagggagaagatgtgactgatattaaagcggaggctgaagaagagaggatgaggggccatcacctgtgtaagagggaagtggaggaggagattccagtaggtgttaccacag AAAATCCCAGTGCGATCTCTGAGGGAAACGTCATGTTATCAGTAAGTgataaaggagaagatgaagatatgatggagcgctcctcaggagaaaacctcattacccctcatgtacatccaggacgtcacagtacagatccatcatataatccccccaatcatgaggaaccttctgaccaaccacagattgtgaccacaagtactgagaagaaaggCGGGAAAAGGTTTCAGTGTGAGGAATGTGGAAGAGCATTTATTAATAGTGCAAGTCTAGTAACACACagaagaagtcacacaggagagaagccatattcatgttcagaatgtgggaaatgttttactacgaaaggaaatcttgttatacatgagagacgtcacacaggagagaagccatattcatgttcagaatgtgggaaattctTTTCATGTAAATCGGATCTTATGAAACacaagagaagtcacacaggagagaagccgtattcatgttcagaatgtgggaaatgttttactacgaaaggaagtcttgttatacatgagagacttcacacaggagagaagccatattcatgttcagaatgtgggaaatgttttactacgaaaggaaatcttgttatacatgagaaacTTCACACCGGAGAGaacccatattcatgttcagaatgtgggaaatgttttactacgaaaggaagtcttgttatacatgagagacttcacacaggagagaagccatattcatgttcagaatgtgggaaatgttttactacgaaaggaacTCTTGTTGAACataagagacttcacacaggagagaagccatattcatgttcagaatgtggaaaatgttttactatgaaaagaaatcttgttatacatgagaaacttcacacaggagagaagccatattcatgttcagaatgtgggaaattctTTTCATGTAAATCGGATCTTATGAAAcacgagagaagtcacacaggagtgaagccatattcatgttcagaatgtgggaaatgttttactacgaaaggaagtcttgttatacatgagagacttcacacaggagagaagccatattcatgttcagaatgtgggaaatgttttactatgaaaggaaatcttgttgaacatgagagacttcacacaggagagaagccatattcatgttcagaatgtgggaaatgttttactatgaaaggaaatcttgttgaacatgagagacttcacacaggagagaagccatattcatgttcagaatgtggaaaatgttttactacgaaaggaaatcttgttatacatgagagacgtcacacaggagagaagccatattcatgttcagaatgtgggaaattctTTTCATGTAAATCGGATCTTATGAAAcacgagagaagtcacacaggagagaagccttattcatgttcagaatgtgggagatgttttactcagaaaggaagtcttgttatacatgagagacgtcacacaggggagaagccatattcctgttcagaatgtgggaaattctTTTCATGTAAATCGGATCTTATGAAACacaagagaagtcacacaggagagaagccttattcatgttcggaatgtggaaaatgttttagagATAAATTCAATCTTACtagacatgagagaagtcacacaggggagaataatCTTGTTACCTGTGACGGAATACAGTAA
- the LOC142198407 gene encoding uncharacterized protein LOC142198407 isoform X2, whose amino-acid sequence MMADQRDGSSRRNPPERCPLSPLYSQDCPEENVPDSQQGEDLMDIKAEVKEEAEEETDSWTDQQCKERRLSPLDTTTPIISSSHGNLSHHCVFPTDGAIARNQGEDVTDIKAEAEEERMRGHHLCKREVEEEIPVGVTTENPSAISEGNVMLSVSDKGEDEDMMERSSGENLITPHVHPGRHSTDPSYNPPNHEEPSDQPQIVTTSTEKKGGKRFQCEECGRAFINSASLVTHRRSHTGEKPYSCSECGKCFTTKGNLVIHERRHTGEKPYSCSECGKFFSCKSDLMKHKRSHTGEKPYSCSECGKCFTTKGSLVIHERLHTGEKPYSCSECGKCFTTKGNLVIHEKLHTGENPYSCSECGKCFTTKGSLVIHERLHTGEKPYSCSECGKCFTTKGTLVEHKRLHTGEKPYSCSECGKCFTMKRNLVIHEKLHTGEKPYSCSECGKFFSCKSDLMKHERSHTGVKPYSCSECGKCFTTKGSLVIHERLHTGEKPYSCSECGKCFTMKGNLVEHERLHTGEKPYSCSECGKCFTMKGNLVEHERLHTGEKPYSCSECGKCFTTKGNLVIHERRHTGEKPYSCSECGKFFSCKSDLMKHERSHTGEKPYSCSECGRCFTQKGSLVIHERRHTGEKPYSCSECGKFFSCKSDLMKHKRSHTGEKPYSCSECGKCFRDKFNLTRHERSHTGENNLVTCDGIQ is encoded by the exons atggatccagtaggagaaatccccccgagagatgtcccctgagtcctctgtattcccaggactgcccggaggagaatgtcccagacagtcagcag GGTGAAGATCTGATGGATATTAAGGCTgaggttaaagaagaagcagaagaggagacggattcctggactgatcagcagtgtaaggagcggagactttctcctctagatactactactcccatcatctcctcatcacatggcaatctatcccatcactgtgtgtttcctacagatggagccattgccagaaatcagggagaagatgtgactgatattaaagcggaggctgaagaagagaggatgaggggccatcacctgtgtaagagggaagtggaggaggagattccagtaggtgttaccacag AAAATCCCAGTGCGATCTCTGAGGGAAACGTCATGTTATCAGTAAGTgataaaggagaagatgaagatatgatggagcgctcctcaggagaaaacctcattacccctcatgtacatccaggacgtcacagtacagatccatcatataatccccccaatcatgaggaaccttctgaccaaccacagattgtgaccacaagtactgagaagaaaggCGGGAAAAGGTTTCAGTGTGAGGAATGTGGAAGAGCATTTATTAATAGTGCAAGTCTAGTAACACACagaagaagtcacacaggagagaagccatattcatgttcagaatgtgggaaatgttttactacgaaaggaaatcttgttatacatgagagacgtcacacaggagagaagccatattcatgttcagaatgtgggaaattctTTTCATGTAAATCGGATCTTATGAAACacaagagaagtcacacaggagagaagccgtattcatgttcagaatgtgggaaatgttttactacgaaaggaagtcttgttatacatgagagacttcacacaggagagaagccatattcatgttcagaatgtgggaaatgttttactacgaaaggaaatcttgttatacatgagaaacTTCACACCGGAGAGaacccatattcatgttcagaatgtgggaaatgttttactacgaaaggaagtcttgttatacatgagagacttcacacaggagagaagccatattcatgttcagaatgtgggaaatgttttactacgaaaggaacTCTTGTTGAACataagagacttcacacaggagagaagccatattcatgttcagaatgtggaaaatgttttactatgaaaagaaatcttgttatacatgagaaacttcacacaggagagaagccatattcatgttcagaatgtgggaaattctTTTCATGTAAATCGGATCTTATGAAAcacgagagaagtcacacaggagtgaagccatattcatgttcagaatgtgggaaatgttttactacgaaaggaagtcttgttatacatgagagacttcacacaggagagaagccatattcatgttcagaatgtgggaaatgttttactatgaaaggaaatcttgttgaacatgagagacttcacacaggagagaagccatattcatgttcagaatgtgggaaatgttttactatgaaaggaaatcttgttgaacatgagagacttcacacaggagagaagccatattcatgttcagaatgtggaaaatgttttactacgaaaggaaatcttgttatacatgagagacgtcacacaggagagaagccatattcatgttcagaatgtgggaaattctTTTCATGTAAATCGGATCTTATGAAAcacgagagaagtcacacaggagagaagccttattcatgttcagaatgtgggagatgttttactcagaaaggaagtcttgttatacatgagagacgtcacacaggggagaagccatattcctgttcagaatgtgggaaattctTTTCATGTAAATCGGATCTTATGAAACacaagagaagtcacacaggagagaagccttattcatgttcggaatgtggaaaatgttttagagATAAATTCAATCTTACtagacatgagagaagtcacacaggggagaataatCTTGTTACCTGTGACGGAATACAGTAA